Genomic DNA from Abyssisolibacter fermentans:
AACTCTTACAGTGATGAGTCATACTGACTTTTTTATATAACTATTTCCCGACAGCTCCCTTTAATAGTTCGTTATCTTTTAACATTCCTATTTATTATTTTCACAATAAACTTAAAGTAAAATTACTCTATAACAGCTATTGCTTCTATTTCAACATTTGCACCTAATGGTAATTTACCAATTTGTACGCAAGATCTAGCTGGTTTGTGATCTTTGAAATATTGTCCATATATTTCATTGATTTGTCCAAATTGAGCCATATCTTGAATAAATACAGTTGTTTTAACAACATTCTCTAATTTAGCACCAGCTTCTTCTAATACAGCCTTTAAGTTTTCTAAAGATTGACGAGCTTCTGCTTGGATATCGCCTTCAACAAGTTTTCCTGTTGCAGGATCTAGTGGTATTTGTCCTGATGTGAATACCATGTTTCCTACTTTCATTCCTTGTGAATAAGGTCCTACTGCATTTGGTGCTTTTTCTGTATAAATTACGTTCATTATTATAACCTCCTATGTATTTAAATTAATAGTTTATCACTTTATAGTATACCATTTTTATTAGATAAAACAAGCAAATTATTAAAATTTCTGTGCCGATTCTTTTTTTGAATCGGCACAATTTTAGCAAATAGCTAAATTTTATTCGAGTAAATTACTTACTCTTAAAACGAAATGAGATGAATTCTTTATTTTATCTGCCTTCAGCCCTTATTTCATCTAGATAATTATAAACAGTATATCTTGATACACATAAAACTTCTGCTACATATTCTACTGCACCTTTTATCAAAAAAGTTCCTTTTTCATCTAGCTGTTTTACTATATTTACTTTTTCATCTTTATTAAGATATGCTATTGGCTTTCCTAAACTACTTAAAACTTTTTCAACAACTGAATAAAGAATATCATTAATGTTATTACTATAAGTTTCTTCTTCCTTTTCCATACTATCCTCAAGAGTTTCAACCATTTCATTTATAACTTTTTTTGCTACTACAAACTCTGTTATATCATAATTAATACACATACATCCTACTACTTTATCTTTTTCATCTTTTATGAAAATAGTCGATGACTTCAAGGTTCTACCATCCGAAGTAACTGTTTTATATTTTATTAAATCATTTTCATACTCTTTATTTCTGACTGCCTTAAGTCCTCTTTCGGTTAAGGGGCTTCCTAATTCTCTCTCTGTAACATGTCCGTTTACAATAGCAATAACCGATTTTCGAGGGTCTATTAAATCATGTAAAACAACTTCACAATTCTGCCCAAAGGTTTTTGCTATACCCTGTATTATAGGAATCATATTTTTTAAAATAGGATGAATGTCTTTATTCATAAATATCACCTCATCATTTAATAACTATATTCACAAGTTTGTTAGGAATTGCTATAACTTTAACTATCTGTTTTCCTTGTATGAATTTTTGTATTTTATCATTTTCTAGAGCTATTTTTTCAAGGGCAGCTTTATCTATTCCACTAGCTACATCTAGTTTTACTCTAACCTTTCCATTTACCTGCACTACTATGTTAACTGTATCTTTAACGATTGCTTTTTCATCATATTCAAGCCATTTTTGATCATGTATACTTTCTTTATTACCAAGCATGTTCCATAATTCTTCTGTTATAAATGGTGCAAATGGTGCTAACGTTATTAATATTGTGTCTATAGCTTTAGATAGCAATATATTTCTTACTTCTTCATTACCTTCTACTTCTTTATATTTATAAGTTTCATTAACAAGAGTCATTATACTACTAATAGCTGTATTAAAATTAAATCTCTTTTCAATATCAATTGTAACCTTCTTAATAGCATTATTTATAGAATATCTCATCTCTTTGTCAGTATTATCTAGCTTAGTCATGTCTAAATCATCTTGTTTGTTGTATCTATCTACTGATTCTTCAACTAGTCTATAAACTCTATTTAAAAATCTATAACAACCCTCTACACCTTGGTCACTCCATTCTAAGTCTCTTTCCGGTGGAGCGGCGAATAATACGAATAATCTAGCTGTATCTGCTCCATAATTATCAATTATTTCTTTAGGACTTACAACATTTCCTTTAGATTTTGACATCTTTGCTCCATCTTTTAATACCATACCTTGTGTAAGAAGATTTTCAAAAGGTTCATCTACTGGTGATACACCTATATCATACATGAATTTTGTAAAGAAACGAGCGTATAATAGATGTAGTATGGCGTGTTCAACTCCTCCAATATATTGATCAACCTTCATCCAATAATTAGCCTTTTCTTCATCAAAAATTTTCTCATTATTATTTGCATCTGTATATCTTAAGAAATACCAAGATGAATCTACAAAGGTATCCATTGTATCACTTTCTCTTCTAGCAGGTTTACCACACTTAGGACATGTAGTGTTAATAAATTCTTCACATCCTTCTAGTGGAGAACCTTTAGTACCTTTAAATTCTACTGTTTTTGGATGTAATACAGGTAGTTGATCTTCAGGTACAGGTACAACTCCACAGTCTTCACAATAAATCATTGGTATTGGTGTTCCCCAAAATCTTTGTCTTGATATTAACCAATCTCTTAATCTAAAGTTTATTGTTTTCTTTCCAATACCTGCACTTTCTATATAATCAATTATTTCTTTTATAGCAACACTTGCTTTAATGCCGTCATACTTTCCTGAATTTATCATAACTCCATCGCCAGTATAAGGCTCATTAAGCTCACCTTTTACTTCATCAGAAGTAATAACTTGCTTGATTTCAATATCATACTTCTTAGCAAAATCAAAATCCCTTTGATCATGAGCTGGTACAGCCATTATAGCTCCGGTACCATAATCAATCAATACATAATTTGCAATATATATTGGTATTTGTTTTTCAGTTAAAGGATTTATCGCGTATCTACCTATAAATACACCTTCTTTTTCAGTATCAGTAGATGTTCTTTCTATTTCTGATAAGTGGTGCATTTTTTCTATAAATGTATTTACGGTTTCTTCATACTCAGAGCCTGATACTAATTCCTTAACATATGGATGCTCTGGTGCCAAGACCATATAAGTAGCTCCATAGATAGTATCAGGTCTAGTTGTAAATACCTTTAATGCTTTATCTGAATCAGCTATTTTAAAATCTACTTCAGCACCCTCACTTCTACCAATCCAGTTTTTTTGCATTATTTTAACTTTCTCTGGCCATCCTTCTAGTTTCTCAATATCATCAAGTAATTTCTGTGCATAATCTGTAATTTTAAAATACCATTGATCAAGTTCTTTTTTTGTTACTGCTGTATCACATCTCTCACATAACCCATTTACAACCTGCTCATTTGCTAAAACAGTTTTACATGAAGGGCACCAATTAACTGCATAATTTTTCTTATAAGCTAATCCTTTATTATAAAATTGTAAGAATAACCACTGTGTCCATTTGTAATAATCTTGATCACATGTAACAGCCTCTCTCTCCCAATCATAAGCTAATCCCAATTCTTTTAATTGTACTTCCATTTCTTTAATATTTTCATTTGTCCATTTATCTGGATGAACACCATGTTTTATAGCTGCATTTTCAGCTGGTAATCCAAATGCGTCAAATCCCATTGGATGTAGAACATTATATCCTTTCATATTTTTAAATCTAGCAACTACATCACCAATCGAATAGTTTCTTACATGTCCCATATGAATTTTCCCTGATGGATATGGAAACATCTCTAATTGATAAAATTTTTCTTTTGATTTGTCTTCTTTAGTTTTGAATACATTTTTTTCATCCCATGCTTTATTCCATTTTTTCTCTATTTTTCCGAAATTATATGGCATAATATCCCTCCTATTGTTTTTAATAAATGGTTAGTTGTAAAAACTACCAATATAGTTACTAGGTAAACATCTAATGTTTCTTTGAAAGCGTGACTTCAAGAGTTCGTTTCTTTATCGCCTTTAAGTAGAGAAACAAAATCTACGATTTTGAGTGAATCACTTACTGCTAGGAACGCAGTGAGTAGTGAGTTTCTTATCTACTAAAAGAAACGGGCTCTTGTCTGAACCGTCAAAGATTATACACATATTGAAAAAACTATATGATAACGTGTAGAGATGGTTCCCCTCACCAAAAACTTATGAGCTAAACATTAAAGTCATCCACATTTTTTATATTTTAGTTTTGCAACTGCCTATTTTAAATAAACTATAACATTCTAACAAAGTCCGTCCTCACTCAATAGACTTATGAACTTACACTATTTGGTTGAAACTCCTACTCATTTTATTCTTATGAGTAAGCGATTCACACCTAATTAAGATTTATGTCTTCTACTTGAAATCAAAAAAGCCTCTCATCCCTTAGTATAGGGACGAGAGGTTTTTCCCGCGGTACCACCCTTATTAGCCTTTCGGCTCGCTTAGGTAGTCTTTTAATGGTGACTAGCCAATATATCTAAATACTCAAAGCAAGTTCGAAAGATTATTTTATCAGTTTCCACCAACCACTGATTCTCTATAAAAACAATACATTTCTACTAATCTTTAGCGATATATTAAATCTTGATTGTTTATTCATACCTACAAACAAGATTAAATAGTCATAATATATAAGGTGTGTTTATATTTATAAAAAGAATTATATTAGACTTAAAGTTCCCTTAAAATTGTAATTAAAGACATTATACAGATTTTATATGATATTGTCAATATCAATA
This window encodes:
- a CDS encoding RidA family protein; the encoded protein is MNVIYTEKAPNAVGPYSQGMKVGNMVFTSGQIPLDPATGKLVEGDIQAEARQSLENLKAVLEEAGAKLENVVKTTVFIQDMAQFGQINEIYGQYFKDHKPARSCVQIGKLPLGANVEIEAIAVIE
- a CDS encoding helix-turn-helix transcriptional regulator — its product is MNKDIHPILKNMIPIIQGIAKTFGQNCEVVLHDLIDPRKSVIAIVNGHVTERELGSPLTERGLKAVRNKEYENDLIKYKTVTSDGRTLKSSTIFIKDEKDKVVGCMCINYDITEFVVAKKVINEMVETLEDSMEKEEETYSNNINDILYSVVEKVLSSLGKPIAYLNKDEKVNIVKQLDEKGTFLIKGAVEYVAEVLCVSRYTVYNYLDEIRAEGR
- the leuS gene encoding leucine--tRNA ligase: MPYNFGKIEKKWNKAWDEKNVFKTKEDKSKEKFYQLEMFPYPSGKIHMGHVRNYSIGDVVARFKNMKGYNVLHPMGFDAFGLPAENAAIKHGVHPDKWTNENIKEMEVQLKELGLAYDWEREAVTCDQDYYKWTQWLFLQFYNKGLAYKKNYAVNWCPSCKTVLANEQVVNGLCERCDTAVTKKELDQWYFKITDYAQKLLDDIEKLEGWPEKVKIMQKNWIGRSEGAEVDFKIADSDKALKVFTTRPDTIYGATYMVLAPEHPYVKELVSGSEYEETVNTFIEKMHHLSEIERTSTDTEKEGVFIGRYAINPLTEKQIPIYIANYVLIDYGTGAIMAVPAHDQRDFDFAKKYDIEIKQVITSDEVKGELNEPYTGDGVMINSGKYDGIKASVAIKEIIDYIESAGIGKKTINFRLRDWLISRQRFWGTPIPMIYCEDCGVVPVPEDQLPVLHPKTVEFKGTKGSPLEGCEEFINTTCPKCGKPARRESDTMDTFVDSSWYFLRYTDANNNEKIFDEEKANYWMKVDQYIGGVEHAILHLLYARFFTKFMYDIGVSPVDEPFENLLTQGMVLKDGAKMSKSKGNVVSPKEIIDNYGADTARLFVLFAAPPERDLEWSDQGVEGCYRFLNRVYRLVEESVDRYNKQDDLDMTKLDNTDKEMRYSINNAIKKVTIDIEKRFNFNTAISSIMTLVNETYKYKEVEGNEEVRNILLSKAIDTILITLAPFAPFITEELWNMLGNKESIHDQKWLEYDEKAIVKDTVNIVVQVNGKVRVKLDVASGIDKAALEKIALENDKIQKFIQGKQIVKVIAIPNKLVNIVIK